A portion of the Caenorhabditis elegans chromosome III genome contains these proteins:
- the cyld-1 gene encoding ubiquitinyl hydrolase 1 (Confirmed by transcript evidence), translated as MRRVPAKVSWIGERPEASGIWYNVDFDGNTSQWPSSNQSYSSSHDRLNRQFDTNWNFEMSGSSSVAPSNSRLYYSPNQMHMPMKGGGVSALYDNRRLVQYSGDEEQYRSAPKPAPRERIIPVSRQQPEIEQRNSRSMKPSEPDYNTYSTHPPRPPPSSSMNYPSMSNTHSLQPSRSKSVQTIQRNQFVRQNPAERNERVESDQLNFRIGDQCIWNNNGAEERGIIKYIGFLKGHKTLYAGVEFKNTIGAGTGVFNREQLFLAKDGHAGFVELSSLESPSSSISSTSTSSSQHRRRLSSSRSQQMPAASGTSISVPVNGRHNVNGKQASIESLSDPPPPPYAPPSPPRASSAAAAHQQPPPLPPKPLARVEDFLIDSYDIGSHVVVRHLGAQRTGVVRWLGEEIDDEGDRIVRSAIVQLDEDVPTAWRRSHDASSYTGSPVVGGVLVPIQSLKHNHSGSSSNGASVVQTSTYPTSQTYNNISRRTEDFGSMDSGVEKQKCGIAKDMQQLVGRQKGIQGYCNSCYLDATLYAMFVQTTCFDFLLEKSIKGSETAQQFQKILAHEIVFPLRKVHYVRADHVMKLRKLLAELMPHVTGLTNEEKDPEEILGFIFSKVFHAEPFIKLIGQNHAKDSQYLVPIVVDDWLGGAATSQHLLERHMRSAQVTFAKAPPVLIMQLPRYGQQKVFDKILPLETIDITPFVAGAVPACSKCQACSEVYCPTCFLTRRVFYSEVIFCRKCFHHTHLLPEIEDHKSRDLYPPGKPQKKPHSHKMVLSAVLCIETSHYVAYVRTSSNQWVFFDSMADREGLSDGFNVPVVRECGNMSDWLSLQGWNRLKDADECGQIKAMFGKQSSLDPLVGRLLSDSYICFYEDASPTSSSSSSSTIISSIKNMMN; from the exons ATGCGACGGGTTCCAGCAAAAGTGTCGTGGATCGGTGAGAGACCGGAAGCATCAGGAATATGGTATAATGTGGACTTTGACGGGAACACTTCTCAG tgGCCTTCTTCAAATCAATCATATTCATCATCCCATGACCGACTGAATCGTCAATTTGATacgaattggaattttgaaatgtctg GATCTTCTTCAGTTGCACCTTCCAATTCCCGTCTATATTATTCACCCAATCAAATGCATATGCCAATGAAAGGCGGTGGAGTGTCAGCTCTATACGATAATAG AAGGCTTGTGCAATATTCTGGAGATGAAGAACAATATCGAAGTGCACCAAAACCGGCTCCAAGAGAACGAATTATTCCAGTTTCAAGGCAACAACCAGAAATTGAACAACGGAATAGTCGATCTATGAAACCTTCTGAACCGGATTATAATACTTAttcg actCATCCACCACGGCCGCCACCATCATCATCAATGAATTATCCATCTATGTCAAATACACATTCATTACAACCAAGTCGAAGTAAAAGTGTTCAAACAATTCAAAGAAATCAATTCGTTCGACAAAATCCTGCAGAAAGAAATGAACG AGTTGAAAGTGATCAACTGAACTTTCGAATTGGTGATCAATGTATTTGGAATAATAATGGAGCTGAGGAAAGAGGAATTATTAAATATATTGGTTTCTTGAAAGGGCACAAAACATTATATGCTGGTGTcgaattt aaaaacaCAATTGGAGCAGGCACTGGTGTCTTCAATCGAGAACAGCTATTCCTTGCTAAAGATGGTCATGCTGGTTTCGTTGAACTTTCTTCACTGGAATCACCATCCTCTTCTATATCATCCACGTCTACATCATCATCTCAGCATCGTCGTCGATTATCTTCCTCGAGGAGTCAACAGATGCCAGCTGCATCGGGAACTTCCATTAGTGTCCCGGTTAATGGACGTCACAATGTGAATGGAAAGCAAGCGTCGATAGAATCACTTTCGgatcctccaccaccaccgtACGCACCGCCATCTCCGCCAAGAGCATCGTCTGCCGCTGCGGCTCACCAGCAACCACCGCCTTTGCCTCCGAAGCCATTAGCTAGAGTGGAAGATTTTCTGATTGATTCGTATGATATTG GAAGTCATGTTGTTGTCAGACATCTTGGAGCACAACGTACAGGAGTTGTTCGATGGCTCGGCGAGGAAATTGACGACGAAGGAGATCGAATTGTTCGTTCAGCGATTGTTCAACTGGATGAGGATGTTCCGACGGCTTGGCGTCGAAGTCATGATGCTTCCTCGTACACTGGTTCTCCAGTAGTTGGAGGTGTTCTTGTTCCGATTCAATCTCTGAAGCACAATCATTCGGGATCGTCTTCCAATGGAGCTTCTGTAGTTCAGACTTCAACCTATCCAACTAGCCAAACGTATAATAACATCAGCCGGCGAACTGAAGATTTCGGAAGTATGGATTCAGGAGTGGAGAAGCAAAAATGTGGAATTGCAAAGGACATGCAACAATTAGTTGGCAGGCAGAAAGGAAttcagggttactgtaactcgtGTTATCTGGATGCCACGTTGTATGCAATGTTTGTCCAAACCACTTGCTTTGATTT tcttcttgaaaaatcgatcaaaGGATCAGAAACGgctcaacaatttcaaaaaattctggcCCACGAGATCGTGTTCCCTCTTCGAAAAGTTCATTATGTGCGAGCGGATCATGTCATGAAACTTCGAAAATTGCTCGCTGAGCTCATGCCGCATGTAACAGGGCTtacaaatgaagaaaaagatcCAGAAGAGATTCTTGGATTCATATTCTCCAAAGTTTTCCATGCTGAGCCATTCATAAAGTtgat cggaCAAAATCACGCAAAAGATTCTCAATATCTTGTACCAATTGTGGTGGATGATTGGCTGGGAGGTGCAGCAACTTCACAGCATTTGCTCGAACGGCATATGAGATCAGCTCAAGTAACATTTGCAAAAGCTCCTCCAGTATTGATTATGCAATTACCAAGATATGGACAACAGAAAGTGTTTGATAAGATTCTTCCTCTGGAAACAATTGACATTACTCCGTTCGTTGCTGGAGCGGTTCCGGCTTGTTCAAAATGTCAAGCATGCTCAGAAGTCTACTGCCCGACGTGTTTCCTGACGAGAAGAGTTTTCTATTCGGAAGTGATATTCTGCAGAAAATGTTTCCACCATACACAtcttttgccggaaattgaaGATCACAAGAGTCGAGATCTCTACCCACCTGGAAAACCACAAAAGAAACCACACTCCCACAAAATGGTTCTCTCAGCGGTTCTGTGCATAGAAACATCTCATTACGTTGCTTATGTTCGAACTTCATCGAATCAATGGGTATTCTTTGATTCGATGGCTGATCGAGAAGGACTATCTGATGGGTTCAATGTTCCAGTGGTCAGAGAATGTGGAAATATGTCCGATTGGTTATCACTGCAAGGATGGAATCGTTTGAAGGATGCTGATGAGTGTGGACAGATTAAG gcaatgTTCGGCAAACAATCATCGTTGGATCCTCTGGTAGGACGTCTCCTTTCCGACAGTTATATTTGTTTCTACGAGGACGCCTCACCGACATCTTCGTCATCTTCCTCCTCTACCATCATAAGCTCGATTAAAAATATGATGAACTAG
- the cyld-1 gene encoding ubiquitinyl hydrolase 1 (Confirmed by transcript evidence) — translation MPGEFAKFPEQSAGSHQFRNPLDELTGSNTITNLTAHDFDYFTQSEKNSNLYTSENTSNSNRLNLNQNIPVGTLIDGFELINEASGSGFLDDQLVDVSDYSRDRTTKLDRNRNSPELIVALLQRKVQGIRFSSNYGREEEPCVIEIPPGTMVREMADDDWKMSELKEWFTKSRASSHLRDGLAMPMEELDCTPLICAMITRSDVMRINQDQAIHLLAVSVEKRIEVYQNFEWFNFILNLKIGDSVSVEVDETMRRVPAKVSWIGERPEASGIWYNVDFDGNTSQWPSSNQSYSSSHDRLNRQFDTNWNFEMSGSSSVAPSNSRLYYSPNQMHMPMKGGGVSALYDNRRLVQYSGDEEQYRSAPKPAPRERIIPVSRQQPEIEQRNSRSMKPSEPDYNTYSTHPPRPPPSSSMNYPSMSNTHSLQPSRSKSVQTIQRNQFVRQNPAERNERVESDQLNFRIGDQCIWNNNGAEERGIIKYIGFLKGHKTLYAGVEFKNTIGAGTGVFNREQLFLAKDGHAGFVELSSLESPSSSISSTSTSSSQHRRRLSSSRSQQMPAASGTSISVPVNGRHNVNGKQASIESLSDPPPPPYAPPSPPRASSAAAAHQQPPPLPPKPLARVEDFLIDSYDIGSHVVVRHLGAQRTGVVRWLGEEIDDEGDRIVRSAIVQLDEDVPTAWRRSHDASSYTGSPVVGGVLVPIQSLKHNHSGSSSNGASVVQTSTYPTSQTYNNISRRTEDFGSMDSGVEKQKCGIAKDMQQLVGRQKGIQGYCNSCYLDATLYAMFVQTTCFDFLLEKSIKGSETAQQFQKILAHEIVFPLRKVHYVRADHVMKLRKLLAELMPHVTGLTNEEKDPEEILGFIFSKVFHAEPFIKLIGQNHAKDSQYLVPIVVDDWLGGAATSQHLLERHMRSAQVTFAKAPPVLIMQLPRYGQQKVFDKILPLETIDITPFVAGAVPACSKCQACSEVYCPTCFLTRRVFYSEVIFCRKCFHHTHLLPEIEDHKSRDLYPPGKPQKKPHSHKMVLSAVLCIETSHYVAYVRTSSNQWVFFDSMADREGLSDGFNVPVVRECGNMSDWLSLQGWNRLKDADECGQIKAMFGKQSSLDPLVGRLLSDSYICFYEDASPTSSSSSSSTIISSIKNMMN, via the exons ATGCCCGGCGAATTTGCAAAGTTTCCGGAGCAATCAG ctggATCTCATCAATTTCGTAACCCACTCGATGAACTTACGGGATCAAATACAATAACAAATTTAACTGCACAcgattttgattattttacaCAGTccgagaaaaattcaaatttatatacAAGTGAAAATACAAGCAATTCTAACAGATTAAATCTC aatcaaaatATACCGGTCGGCACATTAATAGATGGATTTGAGCTTATTAATGAAGCTTCTGGCTCCGGCTTTTTAGATGATCAATTAGTGGATGTTAGCGATTATAGCCGAGATAGGACGACGAAGCTGGATAGGAATAGGAATTCTCCCGAGCTAATAGTTGCTCTTTTGCAACGAAAAGTTCAAggaattcgattttcatcgaattATGGAAGAGAGGAAGAACCATGTGTTATTGAG atccCACCAGGAACAATGGTTCGCGAAATGGCAGATGATGATTGGAAAATGTCTGAATTAAAAGAATGGTTCACAAAATCAAGAGCTTCTTCGCATTTACGTGATGGATTAGCAATGCCCATGGAG gaacTCGACTGCACTCCTCTGATTTGTGCAATGATTACCAGATCCGATGTAATGAGAATAAACCAAGATCAAGCAAT ACATCTTCTGGCTGTCAGTGTAGAGAAACGAATAGaagtttatcaaaatttcgaatggttcaatttcattctgaatctgaaaattggcgaTTCTGTTTCTGTGGAAGTG gacgAAACAATGCGACGGGTTCCAGCAAAAGTGTCGTGGATCGGTGAGAGACCGGAAGCATCAGGAATATGGTATAATGTGGACTTTGACGGGAACACTTCTCAG tgGCCTTCTTCAAATCAATCATATTCATCATCCCATGACCGACTGAATCGTCAATTTGATacgaattggaattttgaaatgtctg GATCTTCTTCAGTTGCACCTTCCAATTCCCGTCTATATTATTCACCCAATCAAATGCATATGCCAATGAAAGGCGGTGGAGTGTCAGCTCTATACGATAATAG AAGGCTTGTGCAATATTCTGGAGATGAAGAACAATATCGAAGTGCACCAAAACCGGCTCCAAGAGAACGAATTATTCCAGTTTCAAGGCAACAACCAGAAATTGAACAACGGAATAGTCGATCTATGAAACCTTCTGAACCGGATTATAATACTTAttcg actCATCCACCACGGCCGCCACCATCATCATCAATGAATTATCCATCTATGTCAAATACACATTCATTACAACCAAGTCGAAGTAAAAGTGTTCAAACAATTCAAAGAAATCAATTCGTTCGACAAAATCCTGCAGAAAGAAATGAACG AGTTGAAAGTGATCAACTGAACTTTCGAATTGGTGATCAATGTATTTGGAATAATAATGGAGCTGAGGAAAGAGGAATTATTAAATATATTGGTTTCTTGAAAGGGCACAAAACATTATATGCTGGTGTcgaattt aaaaacaCAATTGGAGCAGGCACTGGTGTCTTCAATCGAGAACAGCTATTCCTTGCTAAAGATGGTCATGCTGGTTTCGTTGAACTTTCTTCACTGGAATCACCATCCTCTTCTATATCATCCACGTCTACATCATCATCTCAGCATCGTCGTCGATTATCTTCCTCGAGGAGTCAACAGATGCCAGCTGCATCGGGAACTTCCATTAGTGTCCCGGTTAATGGACGTCACAATGTGAATGGAAAGCAAGCGTCGATAGAATCACTTTCGgatcctccaccaccaccgtACGCACCGCCATCTCCGCCAAGAGCATCGTCTGCCGCTGCGGCTCACCAGCAACCACCGCCTTTGCCTCCGAAGCCATTAGCTAGAGTGGAAGATTTTCTGATTGATTCGTATGATATTG GAAGTCATGTTGTTGTCAGACATCTTGGAGCACAACGTACAGGAGTTGTTCGATGGCTCGGCGAGGAAATTGACGACGAAGGAGATCGAATTGTTCGTTCAGCGATTGTTCAACTGGATGAGGATGTTCCGACGGCTTGGCGTCGAAGTCATGATGCTTCCTCGTACACTGGTTCTCCAGTAGTTGGAGGTGTTCTTGTTCCGATTCAATCTCTGAAGCACAATCATTCGGGATCGTCTTCCAATGGAGCTTCTGTAGTTCAGACTTCAACCTATCCAACTAGCCAAACGTATAATAACATCAGCCGGCGAACTGAAGATTTCGGAAGTATGGATTCAGGAGTGGAGAAGCAAAAATGTGGAATTGCAAAGGACATGCAACAATTAGTTGGCAGGCAGAAAGGAAttcagggttactgtaactcgtGTTATCTGGATGCCACGTTGTATGCAATGTTTGTCCAAACCACTTGCTTTGATTT tcttcttgaaaaatcgatcaaaGGATCAGAAACGgctcaacaatttcaaaaaattctggcCCACGAGATCGTGTTCCCTCTTCGAAAAGTTCATTATGTGCGAGCGGATCATGTCATGAAACTTCGAAAATTGCTCGCTGAGCTCATGCCGCATGTAACAGGGCTtacaaatgaagaaaaagatcCAGAAGAGATTCTTGGATTCATATTCTCCAAAGTTTTCCATGCTGAGCCATTCATAAAGTtgat cggaCAAAATCACGCAAAAGATTCTCAATATCTTGTACCAATTGTGGTGGATGATTGGCTGGGAGGTGCAGCAACTTCACAGCATTTGCTCGAACGGCATATGAGATCAGCTCAAGTAACATTTGCAAAAGCTCCTCCAGTATTGATTATGCAATTACCAAGATATGGACAACAGAAAGTGTTTGATAAGATTCTTCCTCTGGAAACAATTGACATTACTCCGTTCGTTGCTGGAGCGGTTCCGGCTTGTTCAAAATGTCAAGCATGCTCAGAAGTCTACTGCCCGACGTGTTTCCTGACGAGAAGAGTTTTCTATTCGGAAGTGATATTCTGCAGAAAATGTTTCCACCATACACAtcttttgccggaaattgaaGATCACAAGAGTCGAGATCTCTACCCACCTGGAAAACCACAAAAGAAACCACACTCCCACAAAATGGTTCTCTCAGCGGTTCTGTGCATAGAAACATCTCATTACGTTGCTTATGTTCGAACTTCATCGAATCAATGGGTATTCTTTGATTCGATGGCTGATCGAGAAGGACTATCTGATGGGTTCAATGTTCCAGTGGTCAGAGAATGTGGAAATATGTCCGATTGGTTATCACTGCAAGGATGGAATCGTTTGAAGGATGCTGATGAGTGTGGACAGATTAAG gcaatgTTCGGCAAACAATCATCGTTGGATCCTCTGGTAGGACGTCTCCTTTCCGACAGTTATATTTGTTTCTACGAGGACGCCTCACCGACATCTTCGTCATCTTCCTCCTCTACCATCATAAGCTCGATTAAAAATATGATGAACTAG
- the cyld-1 gene encoding ubiquitinyl hydrolase 1 (Confirmed by transcript evidence): MSGSSSVAPSNSRLYYSPNQMHMPMKGGGVSALYDNRRLVQYSGDEEQYRSAPKPAPRERIIPVSRQQPEIEQRNSRSMKPSEPDYNTYSTHPPRPPPSSSMNYPSMSNTHSLQPSRSKSVQTIQRNQFVRQNPAERNERVESDQLNFRIGDQCIWNNNGAEERGIIKYIGFLKGHKTLYAGVEFKNTIGAGTGVFNREQLFLAKDGHAGFVELSSLESPSSSISSTSTSSSQHRRRLSSSRSQQMPAASGTSISVPVNGRHNVNGKQASIESLSDPPPPPYAPPSPPRASSAAAAHQQPPPLPPKPLARVEDFLIDSYDIGSHVVVRHLGAQRTGVVRWLGEEIDDEGDRIVRSAIVQLDEDVPTAWRRSHDASSYTGSPVVGGVLVPIQSLKHNHSGSSSNGASVVQTSTYPTSQTYNNISRRTEDFGSMDSGVEKQKCGIAKDMQQLVGRQKGIQGYCNSCYLDATLYAMFVQTTCFDFLLEKSIKGSETAQQFQKILAHEIVFPLRKVHYVRADHVMKLRKLLAELMPHVTGLTNEEKDPEEILGFIFSKVFHAEPFIKLIGQNHAKDSQYLVPIVVDDWLGGAATSQHLLERHMRSAQVTFAKAPPVLIMQLPRYGQQKVFDKILPLETIDITPFVAGAVPACSKCQACSEVYCPTCFLTRRVFYSEVIFCRKCFHHTHLLPEIEDHKSRDLYPPGKPQKKPHSHKMVLSAVLCIETSHYVAYVRTSSNQWVFFDSMADREGLSDGFNVPVVRECGNMSDWLSLQGWNRLKDADECGQIKAMFGKQSSLDPLVGRLLSDSYICFYEDASPTSSSSSSSTIISSIKNMMN; encoded by the exons atgtctg GATCTTCTTCAGTTGCACCTTCCAATTCCCGTCTATATTATTCACCCAATCAAATGCATATGCCAATGAAAGGCGGTGGAGTGTCAGCTCTATACGATAATAG AAGGCTTGTGCAATATTCTGGAGATGAAGAACAATATCGAAGTGCACCAAAACCGGCTCCAAGAGAACGAATTATTCCAGTTTCAAGGCAACAACCAGAAATTGAACAACGGAATAGTCGATCTATGAAACCTTCTGAACCGGATTATAATACTTAttcg actCATCCACCACGGCCGCCACCATCATCATCAATGAATTATCCATCTATGTCAAATACACATTCATTACAACCAAGTCGAAGTAAAAGTGTTCAAACAATTCAAAGAAATCAATTCGTTCGACAAAATCCTGCAGAAAGAAATGAACG AGTTGAAAGTGATCAACTGAACTTTCGAATTGGTGATCAATGTATTTGGAATAATAATGGAGCTGAGGAAAGAGGAATTATTAAATATATTGGTTTCTTGAAAGGGCACAAAACATTATATGCTGGTGTcgaattt aaaaacaCAATTGGAGCAGGCACTGGTGTCTTCAATCGAGAACAGCTATTCCTTGCTAAAGATGGTCATGCTGGTTTCGTTGAACTTTCTTCACTGGAATCACCATCCTCTTCTATATCATCCACGTCTACATCATCATCTCAGCATCGTCGTCGATTATCTTCCTCGAGGAGTCAACAGATGCCAGCTGCATCGGGAACTTCCATTAGTGTCCCGGTTAATGGACGTCACAATGTGAATGGAAAGCAAGCGTCGATAGAATCACTTTCGgatcctccaccaccaccgtACGCACCGCCATCTCCGCCAAGAGCATCGTCTGCCGCTGCGGCTCACCAGCAACCACCGCCTTTGCCTCCGAAGCCATTAGCTAGAGTGGAAGATTTTCTGATTGATTCGTATGATATTG GAAGTCATGTTGTTGTCAGACATCTTGGAGCACAACGTACAGGAGTTGTTCGATGGCTCGGCGAGGAAATTGACGACGAAGGAGATCGAATTGTTCGTTCAGCGATTGTTCAACTGGATGAGGATGTTCCGACGGCTTGGCGTCGAAGTCATGATGCTTCCTCGTACACTGGTTCTCCAGTAGTTGGAGGTGTTCTTGTTCCGATTCAATCTCTGAAGCACAATCATTCGGGATCGTCTTCCAATGGAGCTTCTGTAGTTCAGACTTCAACCTATCCAACTAGCCAAACGTATAATAACATCAGCCGGCGAACTGAAGATTTCGGAAGTATGGATTCAGGAGTGGAGAAGCAAAAATGTGGAATTGCAAAGGACATGCAACAATTAGTTGGCAGGCAGAAAGGAAttcagggttactgtaactcgtGTTATCTGGATGCCACGTTGTATGCAATGTTTGTCCAAACCACTTGCTTTGATTT tcttcttgaaaaatcgatcaaaGGATCAGAAACGgctcaacaatttcaaaaaattctggcCCACGAGATCGTGTTCCCTCTTCGAAAAGTTCATTATGTGCGAGCGGATCATGTCATGAAACTTCGAAAATTGCTCGCTGAGCTCATGCCGCATGTAACAGGGCTtacaaatgaagaaaaagatcCAGAAGAGATTCTTGGATTCATATTCTCCAAAGTTTTCCATGCTGAGCCATTCATAAAGTtgat cggaCAAAATCACGCAAAAGATTCTCAATATCTTGTACCAATTGTGGTGGATGATTGGCTGGGAGGTGCAGCAACTTCACAGCATTTGCTCGAACGGCATATGAGATCAGCTCAAGTAACATTTGCAAAAGCTCCTCCAGTATTGATTATGCAATTACCAAGATATGGACAACAGAAAGTGTTTGATAAGATTCTTCCTCTGGAAACAATTGACATTACTCCGTTCGTTGCTGGAGCGGTTCCGGCTTGTTCAAAATGTCAAGCATGCTCAGAAGTCTACTGCCCGACGTGTTTCCTGACGAGAAGAGTTTTCTATTCGGAAGTGATATTCTGCAGAAAATGTTTCCACCATACACAtcttttgccggaaattgaaGATCACAAGAGTCGAGATCTCTACCCACCTGGAAAACCACAAAAGAAACCACACTCCCACAAAATGGTTCTCTCAGCGGTTCTGTGCATAGAAACATCTCATTACGTTGCTTATGTTCGAACTTCATCGAATCAATGGGTATTCTTTGATTCGATGGCTGATCGAGAAGGACTATCTGATGGGTTCAATGTTCCAGTGGTCAGAGAATGTGGAAATATGTCCGATTGGTTATCACTGCAAGGATGGAATCGTTTGAAGGATGCTGATGAGTGTGGACAGATTAAG gcaatgTTCGGCAAACAATCATCGTTGGATCCTCTGGTAGGACGTCTCCTTTCCGACAGTTATATTTGTTTCTACGAGGACGCCTCACCGACATCTTCGTCATCTTCCTCCTCTACCATCATAAGCTCGATTAAAAATATGATGAACTAG